In Streptomyces sp. NBC_00569, a single genomic region encodes these proteins:
- a CDS encoding acyl-CoA carboxylase subunit beta translates to MNEIDIHTTAGKLADLQRRIDEATHAGSARAVEKQHAKGKLTARERIELLLDDSSFVELDEFARHRSTAFGLQDNKPYGDGVVTGYGTVEGRPVAVFSQDFTVFGGALGEVYGQKIIKVMDFALKTGCPVIGINDSGGARIQEGVMALGMYGEIFRRNTHASGVIPQISLVVGPCAGGAVYSPAITDFTIMVDQTSHMFITGPDVIKTVTGEDVGFEELGGARTHNTSSGVAHHMAGDEKDAIEYVKTLLSYLPSNNLSEPPAFPEEADLARTAQDDELDTLVPDSANQPYDMHTVIEHVLDDTEFFETQPLFAPNILTGFGRVEGRPVGIVANQPMQFAGCLDIDASEKAARFVRTCDAFNVPVLTFVDVPGFLPGVDQEHTGIIRRGAKLIYAYAEATVPLITVITRKAFGGAYDVMGSKHLGADLNLAWPTSQIAVMGAQGAVNILHRRTIAAAPDTEREATRTRLIQEYEDTLLNPYTAAERGYIDAVIMPSDTRAHIVRGLRQLRTKRESLPPKKHGNIPL, encoded by the coding sequence GTGAACGAAATCGACATCCACACGACCGCGGGAAAGCTCGCGGACCTGCAGCGCCGGATCGACGAGGCCACGCACGCCGGCTCCGCGCGCGCGGTGGAGAAGCAGCACGCGAAGGGCAAACTGACGGCGCGTGAGCGCATCGAACTGCTCCTGGACGACAGCTCGTTCGTAGAACTCGACGAATTCGCCCGCCACCGCTCCACCGCGTTCGGACTGCAGGACAACAAGCCCTACGGCGACGGAGTCGTCACCGGCTACGGCACCGTCGAAGGACGCCCGGTAGCCGTCTTCTCCCAGGACTTCACCGTCTTCGGCGGAGCCCTCGGCGAGGTCTACGGCCAGAAAATCATCAAGGTGATGGACTTCGCCCTCAAGACGGGCTGCCCCGTCATCGGCATCAACGACTCCGGCGGCGCCCGCATCCAGGAAGGCGTCATGGCGCTCGGCATGTACGGCGAGATCTTCCGCCGCAACACCCACGCCTCCGGCGTCATCCCCCAGATCAGCCTCGTGGTCGGCCCGTGCGCGGGCGGCGCGGTCTACTCCCCCGCCATCACCGACTTCACGATCATGGTCGACCAGACCTCCCACATGTTCATCACCGGCCCCGACGTCATCAAGACCGTCACCGGCGAGGACGTCGGCTTCGAGGAACTCGGCGGCGCCCGCACCCACAACACCAGCTCCGGCGTCGCCCACCACATGGCCGGCGACGAAAAAGACGCCATCGAATACGTCAAAACCCTGCTGTCCTACCTCCCCTCGAACAACCTGTCCGAGCCCCCCGCCTTCCCCGAGGAAGCGGACCTGGCCCGCACCGCACAGGACGACGAACTCGACACCCTCGTCCCGGACAGCGCGAACCAGCCCTACGACATGCACACCGTGATCGAGCACGTCCTGGACGACACGGAGTTCTTCGAGACCCAGCCACTGTTCGCGCCGAACATCCTCACCGGCTTCGGCCGCGTCGAGGGCCGCCCCGTCGGCATCGTCGCCAACCAGCCCATGCAGTTCGCCGGCTGCCTCGACATCGACGCCTCCGAGAAGGCCGCCCGCTTCGTGCGGACCTGCGACGCGTTCAACGTCCCCGTCCTGACCTTCGTCGACGTGCCCGGCTTCCTGCCCGGCGTGGACCAGGAACACACCGGCATCATCCGCCGCGGCGCCAAACTGATCTACGCCTACGCCGAAGCCACCGTCCCCCTGATCACGGTCATCACCCGCAAGGCGTTCGGCGGCGCCTACGACGTGATGGGCTCCAAACACCTGGGCGCCGACCTCAACCTGGCCTGGCCCACCTCCCAGATCGCGGTCATGGGCGCCCAGGGAGCCGTCAACATCCTGCACCGCCGCACCATCGCCGCCGCCCCCGACACCGAGCGCGAAGCCACCCGCACCCGCCTCATCCAGGAATACGAGGACACCCTCCTCAACCCCTACACCGCGGCCGAACGCGGCTACATCGACGCCGTGATCATGCCCTCCGACACCCGCGCCCACATCGTCCGCGGCCTGCGCCAGCTCCGCACCAAGCGCGAAAGCCTCCCGCCCAAGAAGCACGGCAACATCCCGCTGTAA
- a CDS encoding cobalamin B12-binding domain-containing protein: MNTVQQGAHRAGHAPAPRARVVIAKPGLDGHDRGAKVIARALRDAGYEVIYTGLHQTPEQIVATVIAEDAPLLGLSVLSGAHLTIVERVLQLLAEEDAGDVRILVGGIIPDADVAALEGLGVHAVFTPGAGIGGIVETVDRLLTTTDTTAITETTDPALEPAC, translated from the coding sequence ATGAACACCGTGCAACAGGGGGCGCATCGCGCCGGTCACGCACCGGCCCCGCGTGCTCGCGTGGTGATCGCCAAACCCGGCCTCGACGGCCACGACCGCGGCGCCAAGGTCATCGCGCGGGCGCTGCGCGACGCGGGCTACGAGGTGATCTACACCGGCCTGCATCAGACCCCCGAGCAGATCGTCGCGACCGTCATCGCCGAGGACGCGCCGCTCCTCGGGCTCTCCGTACTGTCGGGTGCCCACCTGACGATCGTCGAGAGGGTGCTCCAGTTGCTGGCCGAAGAGGATGCCGGTGACGTCCGCATCCTGGTCGGCGGGATCATTCCCGACGCCGACGTCGCAGCGCTCGAAGGACTGGGCGTCCACGCCGTGTTCACTCCCGGCGCGGGTATCGGCGGCATCGTCGAGACCGTCGACCGCCTGCTCACCACAACTGACACGACCGCCATCACTGAGACCACGGACCCCGCGCTGGAGCCGGCATGCTGA
- a CDS encoding MarR family winged helix-turn-helix transcriptional regulator, which yields MHKRVMDMDAPAEGLIIAVEQMVRYVRQSAVAGGLSTAASSAIGRLGREGPCRLSELARAEGVSQPNMTQLVTRMERAGLVRRVADDNDGRAVLVEATDSGLDVFRQRRAERAQALHLLVAGLTEPEQQAVRIALPALARAIQSLQPPS from the coding sequence ATGCATAAGCGGGTTATGGACATGGACGCCCCGGCCGAAGGCCTGATCATCGCCGTGGAGCAGATGGTCCGTTACGTGCGGCAGAGCGCCGTCGCGGGTGGCCTGAGCACGGCGGCCTCGTCGGCGATCGGCCGGCTGGGCCGCGAGGGCCCGTGCCGACTGAGCGAGCTGGCCAGGGCCGAAGGCGTCTCGCAGCCGAACATGACCCAGCTCGTCACCCGCATGGAACGTGCGGGCCTGGTACGCCGGGTGGCTGACGACAACGACGGCCGGGCCGTCCTCGTGGAAGCCACCGACAGCGGCCTCGACGTCTTCCGGCAGCGTCGCGCCGAGCGGGCCCAGGCCCTTCATCTGCTCGTCGCGGGCCTGACCGAGCCGGAGCAGCAAGCGGTGCGCATCGCACTGCCCGCCCTGGCCCGCGCCATCCAGAGCCTCCAGCCTCCCTCCTGA
- a CDS encoding YbhB/YbcL family Raf kinase inhibitor-like protein, with protein MAHSFDPYSVLPSVPAFGLHSTDIEDGKPLDVAQCSSLFGGPGEDRSPQLSWEGFPGDTQSFAVTCFDPDAPTVSGFWHWAVYDIPASVHELEAGAGAPGGKHLPAGAKMLANDAGGHSFVGAAPPPGHGPHRYIYAVHALDTAELDVPAAASPAWLGFQLSTHAVARALITPIFETPA; from the coding sequence ATGGCCCACTCCTTCGATCCCTACAGCGTCCTGCCCTCTGTGCCCGCGTTCGGCTTGCACAGCACGGACATCGAGGACGGAAAGCCCCTCGATGTCGCGCAATGCAGCAGTCTCTTCGGCGGCCCGGGCGAGGACCGCTCCCCACAACTGTCCTGGGAGGGGTTCCCGGGCGACACACAGAGCTTCGCGGTGACCTGCTTCGACCCGGACGCGCCTACGGTGAGCGGCTTCTGGCACTGGGCGGTGTACGACATCCCCGCGTCGGTACACGAACTGGAGGCCGGTGCCGGGGCGCCGGGCGGGAAGCACCTTCCTGCCGGCGCGAAGATGCTGGCCAACGACGCGGGCGGGCACAGCTTCGTCGGAGCCGCGCCCCCGCCCGGGCACGGTCCTCACCGCTACATCTACGCCGTCCACGCGCTGGACACGGCCGAGCTGGATGTGCCGGCGGCGGCTTCCCCGGCGTGGCTGGGCTTCCAGCTCTCCACCCACGCCGTTGCGCGCGCCCTCATCACTCCGATCTTCGAGACCCCGGCCTGA
- a CDS encoding MFS transporter, producing MSAPHGKAASPFKQPKAVWAVAFACVISFMGIGLVDPILPALAENLHASPSQVSLLFSSYLIVTAVAMLFVGWISSRIGAKRTLVVGLIVIVVFAALAGMAGSVNGIVGMRAGWGLGNAMFIATSLAVIVASASGGFGGAIILYETALGLGIAVGPLLGGELGGISWRGPFFGVAVLMAIALVATLAFVPSLPKPKRPTSPIAPLKALRHRGLLTMGIMALLYNWGFFTMLGYAPYPMKLNAHELGLVFTGWGLLVAAFSVFFAPRLQARYGTAPVLYANLLGLGIVMAIIAAGVATPTVVIVAVIVSGAFIGINNTLTTQAVMLVSPVERPVASSAYGFLRFIGGGLAPFVAGKLADATDLSVPFYLGAATFLLAIPVLASGHGLLRKAEAKLGESEPVTPSLTPVGSPAVATDAPPVIVAVGAHGRAASIVDAAARLARDTGSPLEVVHVQQTAVVEEQAVDTETDEQARAAVTAHLDRLSADGVAATGQILTSVGDHAAAGRALAHHAAEVHARTVAIGRSPRGPVAQFADGSLTTALTHAATCTVVLVDPDSTPRHLTKASLAEIRNSGV from the coding sequence ATGAGTGCACCGCATGGAAAGGCCGCCAGCCCGTTCAAGCAGCCCAAGGCCGTCTGGGCCGTGGCGTTCGCCTGCGTGATCTCGTTCATGGGCATCGGCCTGGTCGACCCGATCCTCCCCGCCCTGGCCGAGAACCTGCACGCCTCGCCCAGCCAGGTCTCCCTGCTCTTCAGCAGCTACCTGATCGTGACCGCGGTCGCCATGCTCTTCGTCGGCTGGATATCCAGCCGCATCGGCGCCAAGCGCACCCTGGTCGTGGGCCTGATCGTCATCGTCGTGTTCGCCGCCCTGGCCGGCATGGCCGGCTCCGTCAACGGCATCGTCGGCATGCGGGCCGGCTGGGGCCTGGGCAACGCGATGTTCATCGCCACCTCCCTCGCCGTCATCGTCGCCTCCGCGAGCGGCGGCTTCGGCGGCGCGATCATCCTGTACGAGACCGCGCTCGGCCTCGGGATCGCCGTCGGCCCGCTGCTGGGCGGGGAGTTGGGCGGCATCAGCTGGCGCGGCCCGTTCTTCGGTGTCGCCGTCCTGATGGCCATCGCGCTGGTCGCGACCCTCGCCTTCGTGCCCTCGCTGCCCAAGCCGAAGCGGCCCACGTCGCCGATCGCACCGCTCAAGGCGCTGCGCCACCGCGGTCTGCTGACGATGGGCATCATGGCCCTGCTGTACAACTGGGGCTTCTTCACGATGCTCGGCTACGCCCCGTACCCGATGAAACTGAACGCCCACGAGCTCGGCCTGGTCTTCACCGGCTGGGGCCTGCTGGTGGCCGCCTTCAGTGTCTTCTTCGCCCCCCGCCTGCAGGCCCGCTACGGCACGGCTCCCGTCCTGTACGCCAACCTGCTCGGCCTCGGCATCGTGATGGCGATCATCGCCGCCGGCGTCGCCACCCCCACGGTCGTCATCGTCGCCGTCATCGTCAGCGGAGCCTTCATCGGCATCAACAACACCCTGACCACGCAGGCTGTCATGCTCGTCTCCCCCGTCGAGCGCCCCGTGGCCTCGTCCGCCTACGGGTTCCTGCGCTTCATCGGCGGCGGTCTGGCCCCCTTCGTCGCGGGCAAGCTCGCCGACGCCACGGACCTGAGCGTCCCCTTCTACCTGGGCGCCGCCACCTTCCTCCTGGCCATCCCCGTGCTGGCCAGCGGCCACGGTCTGCTGCGCAAGGCCGAGGCGAAACTGGGCGAGAGTGAGCCCGTCACCCCGTCACTCACCCCCGTCGGCAGCCCGGCCGTTGCGACCGACGCACCGCCCGTCATCGTCGCGGTAGGCGCCCACGGCAGGGCCGCTTCCATCGTCGACGCCGCGGCCCGGCTCGCCCGCGACACCGGCAGTCCACTGGAGGTCGTCCACGTCCAGCAGACCGCGGTGGTCGAGGAACAGGCCGTCGACACCGAGACGGACGAGCAGGCCCGCGCCGCCGTGACCGCCCACCTCGACCGCCTCAGTGCCGACGGCGTCGCCGCCACCGGCCAGATCCTGACGAGCGTGGGCGACCACGCCGCCGCCGGCCGCGCTCTCGCCCACCACGCGGCGGAGGTTCACGCCCGAACGGTGGCCATCGGACGCTCGCCGCGCGGCCCCGTCGCCCAGTTCGCCGACGGCAGCCTCACCACGGCCCTCACCCACGCCGCCACCTGCACGGTCGTCCTCGTCGACCCCGACAGCACCCCCCGGCATCTGACGAAGGCCAGCCTGGCGGAGATACGCAACAGCGGGGTCTGA
- a CDS encoding FCD domain-containing protein, giving the protein MSCHTPATEWCRPFALAARAAAKVAPDEIAQLEVILDEHQNAIAADDSERVADLGHAFHHAINQAADSHRLALLLKSVVKNLPNRFYATIEGRVSATRTKHLCCSTPCAATRCAGRGRSWSTHPRGRRPPDRGP; this is encoded by the coding sequence ATGTCCTGCCACACCCCGGCCACCGAGTGGTGCAGACCGTTCGCCCTCGCGGCGCGAGCGGCCGCGAAGGTCGCGCCGGATGAGATCGCGCAGCTCGAGGTGATCCTCGACGAGCACCAGAACGCCATCGCGGCCGACGACTCGGAACGTGTCGCCGACCTCGGTCACGCGTTCCACCATGCGATCAACCAGGCCGCGGACTCCCACCGTCTCGCGCTCCTGCTCAAGTCAGTGGTCAAGAATCTGCCGAACCGCTTCTACGCCACGATCGAGGGCCGGGTCTCCGCCACCCGCACCAAGCACCTTTGCTGCTCGACGCCCTGCGCAGCCACCAGGTGCGCAGGGCGAGGTCGCTCATGGAGCACACATCCTCGTGGGCGCCGACCGCCTGATCGAGGTCCTTGA
- a CDS encoding acyl-CoA mutase large subunit family protein produces the protein MGSVAQSESGLPVQPLYDGRSLTDFDADAKLGAPGKFPYTRGVYPSMYTGRPWTMRQYAGFGTAKESNERYHELVGAGTGGLSVAFDLPTQMGYDSDESIARGEVGKVGVAIDSIEDMRTLFQGLPLDKVSTSMTINAPASTLLLLYQLVAAEQGISGDQLTGTVQNDVLKEYIARGTYIFPPKQSLRLISDIFAYCHKELPRWNTISISGYHMAEAGATPAQEIAFTLANAKEYVRAAIAAGLDVDDFAPRLSFFFVARTTLLEEIAKFRAARRIWARIMRDEFKAKNPKSQMLRFHTQTAGVQLTAQQPEVNLVRVALQGLGAVLGGTQSLHTNSYDEAIALPTQKAARLALRTQQVIAYETDVTKTVDPFAGSYLMESMTDDVEAAALELIQAVEDRGGAVAAIEQGFQKSEIEKSAYRIALEIDHQERTVVGVNKYALDEEEPYEPLRVDPQIEIDQCERLAALRKDRDNDAVERALESLRDAARGTDNVLPPMREALRLRATVGEVSHALRDVWGVHVPHDTF, from the coding sequence GTGGGTTCCGTGGCACAGAGCGAGTCCGGCCTGCCCGTCCAGCCGCTCTACGACGGCCGGTCGCTGACGGATTTCGACGCGGACGCCAAGCTGGGCGCCCCGGGGAAATTTCCGTACACGCGTGGCGTGTATCCGTCGATGTACACCGGCCGGCCGTGGACGATGCGGCAGTACGCCGGTTTCGGCACGGCGAAGGAGTCCAACGAGCGCTACCACGAGCTGGTGGGCGCCGGCACCGGCGGTCTGAGCGTCGCCTTCGACCTGCCGACGCAGATGGGCTACGACTCCGACGAGTCGATCGCCCGCGGCGAGGTGGGAAAGGTGGGCGTGGCCATCGACTCGATCGAGGACATGCGCACGCTGTTCCAGGGCCTGCCGCTGGACAAGGTCTCCACGTCGATGACGATCAACGCGCCCGCCTCGACTCTGCTCCTGCTCTACCAGCTCGTCGCGGCCGAGCAGGGCATCTCCGGTGACCAGCTGACCGGCACCGTCCAGAACGACGTGCTCAAGGAGTACATCGCCCGCGGCACGTACATCTTCCCGCCGAAGCAGTCCCTCCGGCTGATCAGCGACATCTTCGCGTACTGCCACAAGGAGCTGCCCCGCTGGAACACGATCTCCATCTCGGGCTACCACATGGCCGAGGCTGGTGCCACGCCCGCGCAGGAGATCGCCTTCACCCTCGCCAACGCGAAGGAATACGTGCGCGCCGCGATCGCCGCCGGCCTCGACGTCGACGACTTCGCACCGCGCCTGTCGTTCTTCTTCGTCGCCCGGACCACGCTCCTCGAGGAAATCGCCAAGTTCCGCGCCGCCCGCCGCATCTGGGCCCGCATCATGCGCGACGAGTTCAAGGCCAAGAACCCCAAGTCGCAGATGCTGCGCTTCCACACCCAGACCGCCGGGGTGCAGCTGACCGCGCAGCAGCCCGAGGTCAACCTCGTACGGGTCGCCCTTCAGGGCCTCGGCGCGGTTCTCGGCGGGACGCAGTCCCTGCACACCAACTCCTACGACGAGGCCATCGCCCTGCCCACACAGAAGGCGGCGCGGCTCGCCCTGCGGACACAGCAGGTCATCGCCTACGAGACCGACGTGACCAAGACCGTCGACCCGTTCGCAGGGTCCTACCTCATGGAGTCGATGACGGACGACGTCGAGGCGGCGGCCCTCGAACTGATCCAGGCCGTCGAAGACCGCGGCGGCGCGGTGGCAGCGATCGAGCAGGGCTTCCAGAAGTCCGAGATCGAGAAGTCCGCGTACCGGATCGCGCTGGAGATCGACCACCAGGAACGCACCGTGGTCGGCGTCAACAAGTACGCCCTCGACGAGGAGGAGCCCTACGAGCCGCTGCGGGTCGACCCCCAGATCGAGATCGACCAGTGCGAACGCCTCGCGGCCCTGCGCAAGGATCGCGACAACGACGCCGTCGAGCGAGCCCTCGAATCGCTGCGCGACGCTGCGCGCGGCACCGACAACGTCCTGCCCCCGATGCGCGAGGCCCTGCGCCTGCGCGCCACGGTCGGCGAGGTCTCCCACGCCCTGCGCGACGTGTGGGGCGTCCACGTCCCCCACGACACGTTCTGA
- a CDS encoding acyl-CoA carboxylase epsilon subunit, whose product MMIKVVRGNPTPEELAAALAVVQARAAAVATTPPGAAGTRDAWADPSRINSLPQHGPAAWARTYWPR is encoded by the coding sequence ATGATGATCAAGGTCGTACGGGGCAACCCGACCCCCGAGGAGCTGGCCGCCGCACTGGCGGTGGTCCAGGCCCGCGCCGCGGCGGTGGCCACCACCCCGCCCGGCGCGGCAGGCACCCGCGACGCATGGGCCGACCCCTCACGCATCAACTCCCTGCCTCAGCACGGGCCCGCGGCCTGGGCGCGCACCTATTGGCCGCGCTGA
- a CDS encoding TetR/AcrR family transcriptional regulator — protein MSKPTARIRLADAAFALFDERGYEQTTVDEIAERAAVGRTTFFRHYRSKEDVIFPDHDRLLALIKDRLATSSHSTGLIAVSDAVRLVLLHYIEEGDLARRRYRLTSKVAVLRDREIASVARYQRLFREFIAEWMGDPTESASLRAELMAAAVVAAHNHVLRRWLRGETSDPVAEMDEAMSEVLALFPAPSGTGDSGDGGTTVVAFRTGQDLDALLPSLRRLVEDGAGR, from the coding sequence ATGAGTAAGCCAACCGCGCGGATCCGACTCGCGGACGCCGCCTTCGCGCTCTTCGACGAGCGCGGATACGAGCAGACCACCGTCGACGAGATCGCCGAGCGAGCCGCAGTGGGACGCACGACGTTCTTCCGGCACTACCGGTCGAAGGAAGACGTGATCTTCCCCGACCATGACCGGCTGCTCGCCCTGATCAAGGACAGACTGGCCACATCCAGCCACAGCACCGGCCTGATCGCCGTGTCCGACGCCGTGCGCCTGGTGCTGCTGCACTACATCGAAGAGGGTGACCTCGCGCGGCGGCGGTACAGGCTGACCAGCAAGGTCGCGGTCCTGCGGGACCGGGAGATCGCCAGCGTGGCCCGGTACCAGCGATTGTTCCGGGAGTTCATCGCGGAGTGGATGGGTGACCCCACCGAGTCGGCGTCGCTGCGCGCCGAACTGATGGCGGCGGCCGTGGTCGCCGCCCACAACCACGTACTGCGCCGGTGGCTCCGGGGGGAGACCTCCGACCCGGTGGCCGAAATGGACGAGGCGATGAGCGAGGTGCTCGCACTCTTCCCCGCGCCCTCCGGCACCGGTGATTCCGGCGACGGCGGCACCACCGTCGTGGCTTTCCGGACCGGACAGGACCTCGACGCGCTGCTCCCCTCGCTGAGGCGACTCGTCGAGGACGGCGCGGGGCGCTGA
- a CDS encoding acetyl/propionyl/methylcrotonyl-CoA carboxylase subunit alpha gives MKKVLVANRGEIAVRVARACRDAGIASVAVYAEPDRDASHVRAADEAFALGGDTPATSYLDMAKVLQAAKDSGADAIHPGYGFLSENAEFAQAVLDAGLIWIGPPPQAIRDLGDKVAARHIAQRAGAPLVAGTPDPVSGSEEVVAFAREHGLPIAIKAAFGGGGRGLKVARTLEEVPELYDSAVREAVAAFGRGECFVERYLDKPRHVETQCLADTHGNVVVVSTRDCSLQRRHQKLVEEAPAPFLTPAQNEQLYTASKAILKEAGYVGAGTVEFLVGLDGTISFLEVNTRLQVEHPVTEEVAGIDLVREMFRIADGEALGYDDPALRGHSFEFRINGEDPGRGFLPAPGTVTRFAPPTGPGVRLDAGVETGSVIGPAWDSLLAKLIVTGATREQALQRAARALAEFEVEGMATAIPFHRAVVVDPAFTSDPFTIHTRWIETEFVNEIKPFAATPDTDSDEEAGRETVVVEVGGKRLEVSLPVSLGMSLARTGLAAGAKPKRRAAKKSGPAASGDTLASPMQGTIVKVAVEEGQEVKEGDLVVVLEAMKMEQPLNAHRTGIIKGLNAAIGASITSGATICEIKD, from the coding sequence CTGAAGAAAGTCCTCGTCGCCAACCGTGGCGAAATCGCTGTCCGCGTGGCCCGGGCGTGCCGGGATGCCGGTATCGCGAGCGTTGCCGTTTACGCGGAACCGGACCGGGACGCTTCGCATGTCCGGGCGGCGGACGAGGCGTTCGCGTTGGGCGGTGACACCCCGGCCACCAGCTATCTCGACATGGCGAAGGTGCTGCAGGCCGCCAAGGACTCGGGCGCGGACGCCATCCACCCCGGCTACGGATTCCTGTCGGAGAACGCGGAGTTCGCCCAGGCCGTCCTGGACGCCGGTCTGATCTGGATCGGCCCGCCCCCGCAGGCCATCCGCGACCTGGGCGACAAGGTCGCCGCCCGGCACATCGCCCAGCGCGCCGGCGCGCCGCTCGTCGCCGGCACCCCGGACCCCGTATCCGGGTCCGAGGAGGTCGTCGCGTTCGCCCGCGAACACGGCCTGCCCATCGCCATCAAGGCCGCCTTCGGCGGCGGCGGCCGCGGCCTCAAGGTCGCCCGCACCCTCGAAGAGGTCCCCGAGCTCTACGACTCCGCCGTGCGCGAAGCCGTCGCAGCGTTCGGCCGCGGCGAATGCTTCGTCGAGCGCTACCTCGACAAGCCCCGCCACGTGGAGACCCAGTGCCTGGCCGACACTCACGGCAACGTGGTCGTCGTCTCCACCCGCGACTGCTCCCTGCAGCGCCGCCACCAAAAACTCGTCGAAGAAGCCCCCGCGCCGTTTTTGACGCCGGCCCAGAACGAGCAGCTCTACACCGCCTCCAAGGCCATCCTCAAGGAAGCCGGCTACGTCGGCGCCGGCACCGTCGAGTTCCTCGTCGGCCTGGACGGCACCATCTCCTTCCTCGAGGTCAACACCCGCCTCCAGGTCGAACACCCCGTCACCGAAGAGGTCGCCGGCATCGACCTCGTGCGCGAGATGTTCCGCATCGCCGACGGCGAGGCCCTCGGCTACGACGACCCCGCCCTGCGCGGCCACTCCTTCGAGTTCCGCATCAACGGCGAGGACCCCGGCCGCGGCTTCCTGCCCGCCCCCGGCACCGTCACCCGCTTCGCCCCGCCCACCGGCCCCGGCGTCCGCCTGGACGCCGGCGTCGAGACCGGCAGCGTCATCGGCCCCGCCTGGGACTCCCTGCTCGCCAAGCTGATCGTCACCGGCGCCACCCGCGAACAGGCCCTGCAGCGCGCCGCCCGCGCCCTGGCCGAGTTCGAGGTCGAAGGCATGGCCACCGCCATCCCCTTCCATCGCGCCGTCGTCGTCGACCCGGCCTTCACCAGCGACCCGTTCACCATCCACACCCGCTGGATCGAGACCGAGTTCGTCAACGAGATCAAGCCCTTCGCCGCCACCCCCGACACGGACAGCGACGAAGAAGCCGGCCGCGAGACCGTCGTCGTCGAAGTCGGCGGCAAGCGCCTCGAGGTGTCCCTCCCGGTCTCACTGGGCATGTCCCTGGCCCGCACCGGCCTCGCCGCCGGCGCCAAGCCCAAACGACGCGCCGCGAAGAAGTCCGGACCGGCCGCCTCCGGCGACACCCTCGCCTCCCCCATGCAGGGCACCATCGTCAAGGTCGCCGTCGAGGAAGGCCAGGAAGTCAAGGAAGGCGACCTCGTCGTCGTCCTCGAAGCCATGAAGATGGAACAGCCCCTCAACGCCCACCGCACCGGCATCATCAAGGGCCTCAACGCCGCCATCGGCGCCTCCATCACCTCCGGCGCCACCATCTGCGAGATCAAGGACTGA